GGAAAAGACAATCCAGATACACAGAACAAAACATTTATAGGACTAGAATATGCACAGTTTGCTAAGTTAGATGTAGATTTTAGGTATCATTTTAATATGGCAAATGAGCAAAAAATCGCAACGAGACTTTTTGCGGGATATGGGTACGCGTATGGCAACTCAGAGATATTACCGTTTGTAAAGCAATACTACTCTGGTGGTCCATATAGTGTGCGTGCCTTTAGAATACGCTCTTTGGGTCCTGGCACTTCTTCTGGAAATCAATCTAGCGGAAATTTCTTTGATCAAATAGGAAATATAAGGCTTGAAGCAAATGCTGAGTACCGTTTCCCGATTTTTAGTTATCTCAAAGGAGCCTTTTTTGTGGATGCTGGAAATATTTGGAATAGTACAGAAAATGAAGAACTTGAGGGTAAAGATAAGTTTACATCAGATTTTATCAATGAATTAGGAATAGGCGGTGGCTTTGGCCTTAGAGTAGACGTGCAGGGCTTTGTGATTCGTTTTGATCTCGCTGCTCCTTTTCATGACCCATCATTGCCTGAGGGCGAGCGATGGGATTTTAAATTTGATGAACCTATTTTTAACTTTGCTATTGGATATCCATTTTAACGTAAGTTCGCTTTCGCGAAAATGTGAAACAATTTCTTATTAGAATAAAATTACATCACAGCTAGCATATTTTTTATTGTCTAAGAATTATCAAGCCAACAGGCCAAACAATACATACTTACCCTTATTTTTGAGTTATGAATCAAACCAACCAGAAGATTTACATCATAGGCGCTGGAATAAGCGGCCTTGTTGCAGCTATTAACTTAGAAAAGAAAGGCTACGCACCTATAATTCTTGAAGCTACAGATCGCATAGGGGGACGTGTAAAAACAGATATTGTAAAAGGATACCAACTAGATCACGGTTTTCAGGTGTTACTTGAAAGCTACCCAAAAGCCAAAGAGTATCTCGATTACAAAAAGCTAGAGTTACAATCTTTTTTACCTGGAGCTACTATTTACAAAAATAGAAACTCGCAAACTATAGGAGACCCTACACGTAGTCTCAAAATGCTTGTCCCTACTATGAGTTCATCTATAGGTACACTGGGGGATAAGGTCAAAATTTTGAAACTTAATAAAAGTCTTAAGAAGAAATCGCTCGAGGATATTTTTAAAGAGGAAGAAAAGACTACCTTGAAGTATTTGCAAGACAAAGGCTTTAGTAAATCGATGATTACAGATTTCTTTAAGCCGTTCTTTAGTGGGATATTTTTAGAATCTTCACTAGAAACATCTAGCAGGATGTTTGAGTTCGTTTATAAAATGTTTGGTACTGGGATGGCAACATTGCCAAAAGCAGGTATTGGAGCGATACCAAAACAATTGCAAGAGCAGCTAGCTACTACTCAGATTAAACTAGACACCGCTGTAAAAGAAATCTCAGGCCAGACAATAACATTAGAAAATGGCGAGGTTTTAGAGAGTGATTATATCATCATTGCAACAGAGGCGAGTCACATAGTTCCTAACCTCAGAGGTCAGGAAACTCCATGGAAATCATGTGTAAACTTATACTTTGAAGCAGATGCCCCTAAAGACCGTAAGCCGCTCATAGGTCTTGTGGCAGATGAGAATACTAGAATAAACAACATATTCTATCACGACACGCTAGAAACTGTTACAACAGGTGCAAAAAGTTTATTATCTGTTACCGTGGTAGATGATAGCGATTTGAGCATAGAAGCGCTGAGCGCTATGGTATCATCTGAGCTTAGTACATATTGTGGTATTAAAGGAGCTACTTTTCTCAAATCTTATGAAATAAGAAAAGCATTACCTGAGCTTAACAATCTCCGTAACAATTGCGCGCCATCAGAAACGCAGCTTACCAATAACATTTTTCTTGCTGGAGATCATTTATTAAATGGATCATTAAATGCAGCAATGGTTTCTGGAGAAAGAGCAGTAGAAGGTGTAATTGAGAAAATAGAAGGACTTCTAAAGTAACTTCAGATACATAAATTAATACTTGAAAGAGGCGATGATTTTATAATCATCGCCTCTTTTTTGTGCCATACATTGTGGATATAGAGCTAGTAAGTTTCGGAAAATCATAAAGCAAAATGGAGAGCAAAGTGTACTTAATTTTTGAATCCTTCTACTCAATAAATAATACCTGTTTAAGACTTTTGTTTAGCAAATGAGTGCTAAACGAATCTTCAGTAATCATCCACTATAGACGTTATCTATATTACCTTATATATTAAAATAATATATTTTAAATCAATTAGTTGTGAGGTTTATATAAAGTAATAAATTAAGCATAGTTAATAATTATTTAAGATTGGTTTTTGGGATTTTAAGTTAATTTGTGATGATATGTGCATAGTGAAAAGAGTAATCACTTTGAGGATTTTGATTGCTGTATTGGCTTAATTTTTAGACAAGACTAAAAGTATAGGTTCATAATATATGTGAGATTTTTGTGTCGCCTTTTTAAGCTTTCGCGAAAGCGTATTTGTTATCATTTACAATCTTTACCGACTCATTCTTTTTCTTATGTTTTGCTCAAACTCAACGAGCTTATTAATATCTTTAGAGTGTAAAAATTTACTATGACTAGAGTTATCCCAAAACAACATTACGACCTCATTTGTGTAGGAGGAGGAATTATGAGTGCAAATCTGGCATTGCTAGCCAAGATGCTAAAACCAGAATTGAGCATCTTAATTTTAGAACGATTAGGAGATGTAGCTCAAGAAAGTTCGGCGGCATGGAATAATGCTGGAACGGGTCATTCTGCTCTTTGCGAACTCAACTATTGTCCAGAAGAAAGTGATGGGACTGTATCAATTGATAAAGCAATCAAAATTTGCGAACAGTTTGAAATCACAAAACAATTCTGGGCGCATCTTGTAGAAGAAGGTCTTATAGAGGATCCTCAGGCATTTTTAAAGCCTATCCCACATCACAGTTGGGTAACCGGAGAAAAGAACGCAGATTATCTAGAGAAGCGTTATGAGGCGTTTAAAGATCACTTTATGTTTGATACTATTGAGTTTACTCGTAATGTATCAAAAATGAAGGAGTGGTTCCCGCTTATCATGAGGGGGCGCACAGAGGATGAGGTGATGGCAGGGTCGCGTATAGACCGAGGGACAGAAGTAAACTTTGGCGTACTTACAAAGCGATTATATGAGATTCTCGAAACAGAATTTGATACTCCTGTGCATTTCCATAAAGAAGTTAAAGATCTCGATCCGCTTGAAAATGGGAATTGGACAGCAATTACAAATGATTTAAAAACAGGAACTAAGCAATCTATAGAAGCAGATCATATCTTTATAGGTGCTGGTGGTGGTGCTTTACTGCTGCTAGAAACTGTTGAGATAGAAGAGAAAGATGGTTTTGGTGGTTTTCCTGTTAGTGGAGAATGGCTTGTTTGTAAAAACAAAGATATTATAGATCAGCATTATGCAAAGGTGTACAGCAAGGCAGGCGAGGGCGCACCACCTATGAGCATGCCGCATCTAGATACTAGATATGTAGATGGAGAGCGACAATTAATGTTTGGTCCCTTTGCTGGTTTTAGTCCTAAGTTTTTAAAGGAAGGATCTAATTTTGACCTGCTTGATAGTGTTACTTTTAAAAATATACCTTCTATGCTCGGTGCTTTCTGGCACAATCTAGATTTGACTAAGTATTTGATAGGTCAGATCACCATGAATTTTGACGACCGCATGAAAGACTTACGCACTTTTATAAAGGATGCAAAGAATGAAGACTGGCGCATAGAAGTAGCTGGACAGCGAGTACAGACTATAAAACGTGATGAGTTTAAAGGCGGAAAACTTGAATTTGGTACTCAAATTGTAAGCGGTTCTGATGGGAAAATTACTTGTTTACTTGGTGCATCGCCAGGAGCATCTACAGCGCCTCGAATTATGCTAGACGTACTCGAGAAGGCATTTCCGGAGATTATGGAAACTGCTGAGGGCAAACAACGTTTGAGTGAGATTGTACCTAGCTATAAGCAGGAAATAACAAAAGAGCATTTTAACCGTGAGTTAAAACGAACGTCTGCTTTATTGAACCTAGACTAATTGCAAGATAAGGAAATACATAAAATAGGGCTTGGAGGTGGCTGTCACTGGTGCACAGAGGCGGTTTTCCAATCATTGCGTGGTGTTCTGACTGTAGAACAAGGATATATTGCTTCAGAGGGTATAAACGCTTCCTTTTCTGAGGCTGTTATTGTGCATTATGATAGGAACGTTATACCGTTGGAGGTCTTAATTGAAATTCACCTTCTTACACATAAGAGTACAAAGATGCACAGCATGCGAGATACATATCGATCTGCAGTGTATGTTTATAATGATGAGGATACCGCTTTCGCGAAAGCGGTATTAAATACCTTACAAAAAAGCAGCGAAGAGAGGATAATTACTGCCGTAATGCCTTTTAAAGACTTTGATCCTTCAAGAGAAGAGATTACAAATTATTATAAGAAAAACCCAAATAAACCCTTCTGTGAGCGTTACATATCACCTAAGCTGGGGGAACTTAAGAATACGTTTGCTCACAGAATGGTCGATTTTTAATGGTGTGAGTGCACATCTATCGTGATGGGTTTCATTTTTATCACTCCTGTACGGTGCAATACTTTCATAATTACATAAGTAACATCAATCTCATACCAGTGTATCCCTCCAAAGTTAGGCCTAGCCGCAAACTTATGGTGGTTGTTATGATATGCTTCTCCCATCATTAAGAAGTCAAAGCGGAATAAATTCTTAGAAGTGTCTTTAGTTTTGAAATTTGTATACCCTAGAATGTGACCAAACCAGTTGATAATCACTCCGTGTATAGGAGCCATTGCAAAGGCAACAGGTAATAATAACCACTGCCACCACGCTGTTGCAAATACGGCAAAGAAAGCGATATATAAACCTACCCAAAGTAAGCGCGATAAGCGCGAGCTAGCAAAATTGTCAAAACTCTTCCACTGTGGTACGTTTTTCTTAAACTTAGGGTCTACCTCAATACGATCGTTATTTATATCTTGATAAATAGTCTTAGTCTTCCACATCATTGCAAATAGATTTGCATCATAAGAAGGGGAGTGGGGATCTTTTTCTGTATCTGTATAAGCATGATGCATACGATGCATAATCCCATAACCATAAGCACTTAAGTAACTTGGTCCTTGAAAAAGCCAGGTTAATATAAATGTGATTTTTTCTGTGGTTTTAGACATTGTAAATGTCTGGTGAGCTGCATATCTATGTAGAAAGAATGACTGAAAAAATAACCCGCTATACCAGAGGATTACTATAAAGAATATTATAAGCATTTTTTTTTACAAAGGTACTTTCACAAATAATGCCACACAATGAACCTGTATTAACTAATACGTTTGCGTATGCGGCTCAAAGCCTGTGGTGTGACGCCTATGTAAGAGCTTATATATTTAAGAGGAATTTCTTTAAGTAACTGAGGGCGTTCTTTAAAGATGCTCAAATAACGTTCTTCGGCAGTTTGATCTAGGAGTGATTGCAGTCTTTTTGATTTTGTGATAAAAAGATTTTCGGCAGCAAGTCTGCCTATAAGATTACCTATAGCTGTTTTCTCGTAAATTTCTTGTAAATCTTTATGAGAAACACTCAAAATCACGGTATCAACAAGCGCCTGGACAGAGTGATCAGATGGTTCTTGAACTAAAAACGAATCATATGCACTCACAAATTGGTTTTCAAAACAAAAACCAAAGGTGATTTCTTTATCTGATGATTCTTTAGGTATAAACAAACGTACAGAACCCTCTTTGATAAAGGAAATATAGTTTTCTGTTACACCAGCTTTAAGAATGGTTTCTTTCTTTTTGAACGTGCGTTCTACAAGCTTTGATGTAAAAAGTTCCCAATCTATATCAGATACGGGAGCAAACTGGTTTATATAGGTGCGTATTTCGTCCAAGATAGTTTGTAAATAAAAGTAAAGATACTACTCAATAACGCAGTTTACTTGAATTAATCACAAATTCTATTGGTGTTGTTATTTTAAAATAAAGACATACTCCGTGTTCTTAAAATAGTTAAGTTCGTAGCCTATATTTTTTAACCTTTTCAAGATATTACTATGAAGAAGGAAACCTACCTAGCCATTCTTGCTTTTTTCTCAATTTACGTGTTTTGGGGATCTACTTATTTATGGAATAAAATTGTCGTAAGCGAAGTTCCAGCTTTTATGCTTGCGGGTTTGCGCTTTACTACAGCGGGACTGATCATATTCCTTATAGCGGGACTAAGTGGTAAATCACTTAAAATATCAAAAAAGCAGTTGCGCAACTCTGTGCTAGCCGGATTCTTTTTTCTAGTGTATGGGAATGGAGTATTTGTATGGTCACTCAAGTATGTAGACAGCGGATTTGCAGCGCTACTTGCGGCCTTACAGCCATTATCAATTCTTTTATTAATGCGTATAGTTCAGAAAAAAGGCTTAAAGCTCAAATCAATCATAGGGGTCGCCTTAGGGTTAATAGGAATGTACTTACTGGTTTCTCAAAGAGAGATAGCGATGCAAGAAGGAGCAACCCTAGGAATTATAATGATATTTACTTGTATTTTGAGTTGGAGTATAGGAAGCTTGTTTGTAGCCCAAGCAGATTTACCTAAAAATTTCTTTATTACAACCGGTTATCAAATGGTAAGCGCTGGTATTTTATTATGGACGTGGAGTCTTATTATAGGGGAAACATGGAGTTCTCCGGTAGATTGGAGTTCGCGTGCACAGATATCCATGGTGTGCCTTATTATTTTTGGAGGTATCGCAGCATTTACTTCGTTCAATTACTTACTTAAAAATGTCTCAACAGAAAAAGTGGCAACCTCTGCATATATAAATCCCGTTGTTGCTTTATTCTTGGGCTGGTATTTTCTAGATGAAAATATCACTACTCAGTCTATTATTGCAGCATGTGTATTGCTGAGCGGTGTGTATTTTATAAATAGTGTACGCAAAAATGATAAGACGCAAACAAAGAAGATGCGTTTTAGAAGAGGTAGGGTATAACCGAACTTTTAGAAACAAAAAAGTCCCATCGTGTAGATGGGACTTTTTTATAACTGAAATCGTTTTACGACTTTACCGTCTTTTCAATATTCTCTGCAGTAATGTCAATTACATCTTCTGCGTGATCTATATTTCTATTTACAGAGTTCTTAGCTTTTGCTGTCTCGCGCTCTAAAGCATTTTTTAAGCTCGTAAGTTTTTCAGACACTTGGTCTTCAACTTCATTGTAGCTTTCCTTAAGAGTGTCTCCAGCTTTTCTTGCTTTGTCCTTTAAAGCAGCTTTCTCTTCAGGAGACATTTTCTTATATTTATATAATCCTAAAGCTCCTGCTGCTACAGCGATTAGTCCTAATATACCTTTTGTGTTATTATTCATAATTAAGTGGGTTTGATTGTTGTGATATAAAGATAATGACAAATCTGATGAAGCAATAATACTATAATTAGATTGTGTTTTAATTAATACATTTTTGGCAATAAACCCCTGTTTTTTAAGAATTAACAAGTGATCATTGCGTTGATGTATTTTCATGTTACGCTTTCGCGAAAGCGCAAAAAAAAGCGACTCATATGAACCGCTTGGAATTATTATTAAGCTACTGCTGCATTGCTTGCGTAGTAGTGTAGTATATTTTTGTAAAATGCTACGTTACTTGGATTATTACGAACACATGACTTCAAGAATTTTTCTAGGTTATCATATTCAATAGTCACCTCGGCACCTTTGTTTAGTACATCTAGACCTAAACAAACTTTATTAGTATCGATATCTAGAACAACAGATGAGGCATTAAAAAAATGTTTTATCAGTGCAACATGCAGTTGCTGAAAGCTAGTACTACGTTGAAATCTAAAATCTGTTGAATATTCAATTAAATCATTGAGACTTTTTAAGATGTTGTTATTAGTGTGTTGCATAGCTTTTGATGTTTTTGTTTTCGTAAATTTAAAAACCAAAATGTTAACAAAAATCTAAGGCTGAACGTTTTATAAATAGTTTAACGATACATGCAGTAATCGTCTGTTGTCCAGAACTGTTGGAAATCTTTAAAAATCTATAGAATTTAATTTTGTTGAAACGCGTTTTAATTAGTGGTAATTATCTTATTTTAAGATATCTATGTAGGCGTTCATTACGAGTCGTAAATTATCTTATTGCTATCGTGTTTCTTAAAGACTATATTTTTATTTCAAAAAAATATCTTAAAAGAATTGTGTCCTATTATAGTACAGTAAATGGCATTTGATGCATTTTGAGTTATAGGATATAAATAGATGGTTGTAGATTGTGGCACTGTGTTTGCTTAGCACTAATTATTAATAAATTAAATTATAATACAATGAGTAAAGGAACAGTAAAATTTTTCAACGACACTAAAGGTTTTGGATTCATAACAGAAGAAGGAGTTGAAAAAGACCATTTTGTACACATTTCTGGATTAATCGATGAGATTAGAGAAGGTGACGAAGTGGAGTTTGACCTTAAAGAAGGTAACAAAGGATTAAATGCAGTTAACGTAAAAGTTATCTAAGTTATATATACTTTCAATTAATAGAAAAGCCTGTCATCACTGACAGGCTTTTTTTTGTTTACTCTTTATTTATAGTGTCCTCGCTATTAACTTTTTATAATTTATTAAATTACATTAAAAAGAAGTACTTTCGCGCTCTGATAAAAGCCCTGATTATGAAGAGAATAAATGAGTACAAGAAACTCTTTGGAGTTGAAAAAGAAATTGACCTAAAAATGCTTAAAAAGAGCTATCGTAACCTTGTAAAGGAATGGCACCCAGATAAGTTTCAAGATGGTGATGCAAAACAAGAGGAAGCAGAGATACAAAGCCGTCGCATTATTGATGGTTACCACTTTCTAGTAAGCATGGCACCAGAGACCAAAGCTGCAAACCTAGAAGCATATACAGAGACGATAACTAATGCCGCTATCGCAGATTACCAGCACAAAGGATTACTACTAGAAATCACATTTACAGATGGGACTACTTATGAGTACTTTGGAGTTACGAAGCCTATATATATTAAGATGGTAAATGCTGGAAACCTTAATCGTTTTGCAAAACGCAACATTTACCCTAAGCATAACTACCGTAAGTCTAAAAGACACTTACAAGAAGCATAAGATTATTACATCCTCTTACTGAAATAGCTATTGAGTTTCATTGTTAAGAGGAGATTATTATTTAATAAATATTGAGACTATGACAAGTACTTTCACAGCATTAGGTGTAATGGATGCTATCCAAGAAGCCTTAAAAACACTAGAGATTACTTCTCCTACAGATATACAGCAGCAGGCTATACCTGCAATGCTCACATCCAAAAAGGATGTCATAGCGCTCGCACAAACTGGGACTGGAAAAACGGTTGCCTTTGGGGTACCGTTATTACAGCTTATAGATCGCACAAACCCAACTACACAAGCAGTTATTCTTGTGCCTACAAGAGAATTAGGGCAACAGATACAATCTAATATTGCGGCACTTGCTGCACATCTTCCTGAGGTGAGCACTGCTGTTTTTTATGGAGGTGTAACTGTAAAAGATCAAATAGAGCGACTTAAGGAACCTGCTCAAATTATTGTAGCAACACCTGGACGTCTTATAGATCTTATGGAACGCCAAGCTATCAATATCACGCAAGCCAATTATCTTGTGCTTGATGAGGCAGATGAGATGGTGAGCTCTCTTAAAGATAGTCTTGATACTATTGTTACTGCAATGCCTAATAATAGAAGGACTTTTCTGTTATCTGCTACTATGCCAGGAGCAATCAAACAAATAGTTCAAAACTACCTTTCTAAAAACCCAATAGAAGTGAGTGCCGAAATGGCAACCCTAGGTAGTCAGAAAATTACACATGAATATGTAGTTGTTGAGCCTATTGAAAAACTAGACGTATTAATGCATTTCTTGAACTCAAGAATAGGGCAGAGAGGTATTATCTTTTGTAAAACAAAAGCAGCAGTAAACAAACTAGCCAAAAATCTAGCAATTAATAAATTTTCTTCGGGAGCCATCCATGGAAGTTTAAGTCAGCCCATACGTGATCGTATGATGGGACAGTTTAGAGAAGGGCATATTGACATTCTGGTAGCAACAGATCTTGCTGCTAGAGGTATTGATGTAAAGGAGATTGAGTACGTAGTAAATTACCACCTTCCAGAATTTTACGACATGTACGTACACAGAAGTGGTCGTACGGCTCGTGCTGGTGCAACTGGATATGCGCTTACGATATTACAAGAAGAGGAATTAAAAGAAATCCCTGAGTTTGAACATGAGTTAGGTATTTCTTTTTCCGCTTTCGCGAAAGCGTCACCACAACAAATAGAGGATAATAATACGGTGCTTTGGGCTAAGAAAATCTTCAAAACGAAGCCTAACAGAGAAATTGCTACGGAGCTAAAAGAGAGTGTACACGCAGTTTTTCATCACTTGACTAAGGAAGAACTTATTGATAAACTTATGGCAGAGCGCATTGCATCTGTTCTTAAAAGTATCGAGCCTAAAGCACTTCCAAAGAAGAAGAAAAGGAAATAGGATCTAAGGACAGAGAGTTGTTTTTTTCTTTCACTGATTCAGTTTAAGTATTAAATTACAATAGCTTAGCTTTTACATTAGTAATTTCATATCTTAAAATGATGAAAAAACAACTTCTCATAATTGTTCTACTCTTATCTTACGGCCTTTCATTTGGACAAGAAATCACACGTGAAAAATTTAATGATTCTTTACAAGGTTTACCTTCATTTTCTAGTTACCAAGATAATTACTTTGTAACCGGCTTACCAACTAATAGAGATATAGATCGCAATAGCGCAGACGCTAAGTATCAAGTAAGTTTCAAGCAAATTATCTCAAGAGATTTACTTCCATTTGAGTCCTATTTGTACTTGACGTATACACAAAAGGCATTCTGGAATATTTATAAAGAGTCATTACCTTTTAGAGATGTAAATTTTAATCCCTCTATCGCGATAGGTAAAGCTATTTTCAATAAGGATAATCAATTAAGAGGTATAGCATCACTTGAATTTGAGCATGAATCTAACGGCAGAGACAGTATATCTTCTCGCAGTTGGAATCGTATTACCGCTGGATACACAACACCTCTTTTTAAAAATACTACGGCACGATTTGAGCTCTGGTTACCTTTTGGTTACCAAGAAAGTAATGCAGACTTATTAGACTATGTAGGAGTAGGGGAAGTGCATATTAATCATGAGATTAAGCATGATAAGCTCACGTTAAATCTTATGCTACGTAAAGGACTAGGTTTTGATGGCAGAGGTGTAGTGCGCTCTAGATTATATTACAACCCTTTTAAAACAAGTAAACTTAACCAATACATCATGCTTGAGTGGTATTTAGGTCAAGCAGAGTCATTACTTGATTTTCAAAAATCTAGTAGTATTATCAGACTAGGCTATGTGATTAAGAGTACAGAGTTTAACTGGTTTAGAAATAGGAAATAGTAGGCTTACTGTTAGAGCACAACTATCATTTGAGTCAAAGTAATGTGGTTGTTCATGTAAACAGTTTTCAAAAAGACTAAGGAAAATAGTAATAATTTATAGCTTGATCCTCAAAGCTCCACCTGCTGTTCTATACATATCACCTTGAGTAAGTCCGCCAGTTGCAGCAGCAGCGTCACCTGCAAAAACAGGCAACCCAGAAAAGTTTACATCTACCGCTTTAATTTTACCATTAACTTCTAGTTTTTCAGTTAAGACAGCATTGTTTGTACCTATCCCTACATTTCCATTATCATCAAGACGCATTCTCAATTTATTGTCAATAGTGCCGTCTGTTGATGTATGAAAGTCTATACGACCTGGCATGTCTGAAGCTCCAGTACGATTATTTGCCATAGAACCCATTCTAATAGCAGATGCATTACGATATGCAGTACCATCATAACCCTGAGCTTCCATGTTGTAGAAGTTTGCATTCGCCTTACCTGATACAGCAGTGGGATTGTTTTGTGTACCAAAAGCGCTACGTATGTGAAATGAAGTAATGTTTGTTCCGTAACTGTGAGCATCAAAATCTGCATCCCCACTAAAGTTATCATCTCCATGTATTTCCAGGGCTTCTCCTGGAGTATCTGTGCCTATACCTACGTGACCATTTTTTAAGATGGTGAGTGCATTATTGAATGTGGTAACGCCACCAGTCCTAAAACCATTTCCTACACTAAAAATACGATCTTCACCTACAGTTATAGATGTCGACGCTGGTGTGTAATCTGTGTTATATAAACCAACGGCAACTTCACTATAAGAACGCGCAAGCAAGTTGTTACCTAAGGCAACACTACGATCACCAGTAGCTCTAGATTCACTACCTATTGCTATAGCACCATCTGTATTAGCAATATTTGTAAATCCAAATGCAATACTATTAAGTCCTGAAGCTTGATTGAGACGTCCTAGAGCAAATGAGTTCTCGGCTGTTGCTTTACTTGTGTTTCCTAAAGCAATTGAATGTAGACCTGTTGCGGTACTAGCAACTACACCGGCTATTGAGAAATCGCCTGTAGCGGTCGTATTTCGACCCATCGTTGTACTATATGCCCCAGATGATTCATTAGAATATCCAAAACTTGTAGCACCTTGTCCTGAAGCAATATTATCACGTCCTAAGGAAACAGCATAATCACCTGAAGTATCACCTCCACGACCAATATTTGTGGAAAATTGACCGCTAGCAATAGTATTATAGCCTAGCGCTACGCTATAATTTCCTCGTTTTGAATCATCCCATGAATCGTCGTCATTATATCCAGCTCTAAAGGCTCCTCTACTTTTATCAAAAAATAGACGTCTATCATCATCACCTCCAGTGATATTTTCAAGAGTAGTGCTTCCTACTACAAAGTCGTCAACCTTTCTATTTGTGGTATTTCTTATAACACCACCTATACTTATAAACTCACCCTTATTATCAATAGGCACCCATATAGTACCATCAAAATACCAAAAACCCTCATTTCCATCATCTTGAAAAACCAACAGCCCTTTTACTGGAGAGTCAATATCTTCTTTCTCAGTTTCTGTCATTCTTGGAATGAGAATACCTGCTTCTGTAGAAGTGATATCGAGCATGCTTGATGGGTCTGGAGAGGTAGTACCTATTCCAACTTGCCCAGTTAACGATAAATTACCGAGTATGGTGCAAGCTACTGCTAAGAGGTGATTTTTGTAGTTCATAGTGTAATCTTAAATGTCAATGCGTTGATTTGGGATTCTAACATTGCCCGCAAGATAAGTATATTGCATATTTTTAATTTGTAAGATTATACATAGCTCATGGTTGCTTAATTCTTTTTAAATACGATTAAATGCGTAAAATTATAGATGTAGTACTCAAATACGAAAAAAGATGTAATTATTGTGTTATAAAGTGTTGATATAAAACTTTTTACAGTAGCTC
The genomic region above belongs to Dokdonia sp. Dokd-P16 and contains:
- a CDS encoding peptide-methionine (S)-S-oxide reductase, which encodes MQDKEIHKIGLGGGCHWCTEAVFQSLRGVLTVEQGYIASEGINASFSEAVIVHYDRNVIPLEVLIEIHLLTHKSTKMHSMRDTYRSAVYVYNDEDTAFAKAVLNTLQKSSEERIITAVMPFKDFDPSREEITNYYKKNPNKPFCERYISPKLGELKNTFAHRMVDF
- a CDS encoding acyl-CoA desaturase is translated as MLIIFFIVILWYSGLFFQSFFLHRYAAHQTFTMSKTTEKITFILTWLFQGPSYLSAYGYGIMHRMHHAYTDTEKDPHSPSYDANLFAMMWKTKTIYQDINNDRIEVDPKFKKNVPQWKSFDNFASSRLSRLLWVGLYIAFFAVFATAWWQWLLLPVAFAMAPIHGVIINWFGHILGYTNFKTKDTSKNLFRFDFLMMGEAYHNNHHKFAARPNFGGIHWYEIDVTYVIMKVLHRTGVIKMKPITIDVHSHH
- a CDS encoding Crp/Fnr family transcriptional regulator, which produces MDEIRTYINQFAPVSDIDWELFTSKLVERTFKKKETILKAGVTENYISFIKEGSVRLFIPKESSDKEITFGFCFENQFVSAYDSFLVQEPSDHSVQALVDTVILSVSHKDLQEIYEKTAIGNLIGRLAAENLFITKSKRLQSLLDQTAEERYLSIFKERPQLLKEIPLKYISSYIGVTPQALSRIRKRIS
- a CDS encoding cold-shock protein codes for the protein MSKGTVKFFNDTKGFGFITEEGVEKDHFVHISGLIDEIREGDEVEFDLKEGNKGLNAVNVKVI
- a CDS encoding NAD(P)/FAD-dependent oxidoreductase produces the protein MNQTNQKIYIIGAGISGLVAAINLEKKGYAPIILEATDRIGGRVKTDIVKGYQLDHGFQVLLESYPKAKEYLDYKKLELQSFLPGATIYKNRNSQTIGDPTRSLKMLVPTMSSSIGTLGDKVKILKLNKSLKKKSLEDIFKEEEKTTLKYLQDKGFSKSMITDFFKPFFSGIFLESSLETSSRMFEFVYKMFGTGMATLPKAGIGAIPKQLQEQLATTQIKLDTAVKEISGQTITLENGEVLESDYIIIATEASHIVPNLRGQETPWKSCVNLYFEADAPKDRKPLIGLVADENTRINNIFYHDTLETVTTGAKSLLSVTVVDDSDLSIEALSAMVSSELSTYCGIKGATFLKSYEIRKALPELNNLRNNCAPSETQLTNNIFLAGDHLLNGSLNAAMVSGERAVEGVIEKIEGLLK
- a CDS encoding EamA family transporter, which gives rise to MKKETYLAILAFFSIYVFWGSTYLWNKIVVSEVPAFMLAGLRFTTAGLIIFLIAGLSGKSLKISKKQLRNSVLAGFFFLVYGNGVFVWSLKYVDSGFAALLAALQPLSILLLMRIVQKKGLKLKSIIGVALGLIGMYLLVSQREIAMQEGATLGIIMIFTCILSWSIGSLFVAQADLPKNFFITTGYQMVSAGILLWTWSLIIGETWSSPVDWSSRAQISMVCLIIFGGIAAFTSFNYLLKNVSTEKVATSAYINPVVALFLGWYFLDENITTQSIIAACVLLSGVYFINSVRKNDKTQTKKMRFRRGRV
- a CDS encoding YtxH domain-containing protein, whose amino-acid sequence is MNNNTKGILGLIAVAAGALGLYKYKKMSPEEKAALKDKARKAGDTLKESYNEVEDQVSEKLTSLKNALERETAKAKNSVNRNIDHAEDVIDITAENIEKTVKS
- the mqo gene encoding malate dehydrogenase (quinone) is translated as MTRVIPKQHYDLICVGGGIMSANLALLAKMLKPELSILILERLGDVAQESSAAWNNAGTGHSALCELNYCPEESDGTVSIDKAIKICEQFEITKQFWAHLVEEGLIEDPQAFLKPIPHHSWVTGEKNADYLEKRYEAFKDHFMFDTIEFTRNVSKMKEWFPLIMRGRTEDEVMAGSRIDRGTEVNFGVLTKRLYEILETEFDTPVHFHKEVKDLDPLENGNWTAITNDLKTGTKQSIEADHIFIGAGGGALLLLETVEIEEKDGFGGFPVSGEWLVCKNKDIIDQHYAKVYSKAGEGAPPMSMPHLDTRYVDGERQLMFGPFAGFSPKFLKEGSNFDLLDSVTFKNIPSMLGAFWHNLDLTKYLIGQITMNFDDRMKDLRTFIKDAKNEDWRIEVAGQRVQTIKRDEFKGGKLEFGTQIVSGSDGKITCLLGASPGASTAPRIMLDVLEKAFPEIMETAEGKQRLSEIVPSYKQEITKEHFNRELKRTSALLNLD